Proteins encoded together in one Mycobacterium sp. MS1601 window:
- a CDS encoding acyl-CoA dehydrogenase family protein: MTDYLSTGNLPDDYAQLAKTVRDFARSVVAPVAAKHDEEHSFPYEVVAGMADMGLFGLPFPEEYGGMGGDYFALCLALEELGKVDQSVAITLEAGVSLGAMPVYRFGNEEQKQQWLPLLASGKALGAFGLTEAGGGSDAGATKTTARADGSTWVINGNKQFITNSGTDITRLVTVTALTGDNEISSILVPVPTEGFTAEPAYNKVGWNASDTHPLTFQDVRVPQENLLGTRGRGYANFLRILDEGRIAIAALSVGAAQGCVDESVKYAKERSAFGNPIASYQAIEFKIARMEARAQAARAAYYDAAALMLAGKPFKKEAAIAKLVSSEAAMDNARDATQIHGGYGFMNEYPVARHYRDSKILEIGEGTTEVQYMVIARTMGL; encoded by the coding sequence ATGACTGACTACCTGTCGACCGGCAACCTGCCCGACGACTACGCCCAACTCGCCAAGACGGTCCGTGACTTCGCGCGCAGCGTCGTGGCACCGGTGGCCGCCAAACACGATGAGGAGCACTCGTTCCCGTACGAGGTGGTGGCGGGAATGGCCGACATGGGACTGTTCGGACTGCCGTTCCCCGAAGAGTACGGCGGCATGGGTGGCGACTACTTCGCGTTGTGTCTGGCGCTCGAGGAGCTCGGAAAGGTCGACCAGAGTGTTGCCATCACCCTCGAGGCCGGGGTGTCGCTGGGCGCCATGCCGGTGTACCGGTTTGGCAACGAGGAGCAGAAGCAGCAGTGGTTACCACTGCTGGCCAGCGGAAAGGCCTTGGGTGCGTTTGGGCTCACCGAAGCCGGGGGTGGCAGCGACGCCGGCGCCACCAAGACCACCGCTCGGGCGGATGGATCAACGTGGGTCATCAATGGCAACAAGCAGTTCATCACCAACTCGGGCACCGACATCACCCGCCTGGTGACGGTCACGGCGCTCACGGGTGACAACGAGATCAGCTCCATCCTGGTGCCGGTGCCCACTGAGGGGTTCACTGCCGAGCCCGCCTACAACAAAGTCGGCTGGAACGCGTCGGACACCCATCCGTTGACCTTCCAGGATGTCCGGGTACCGCAAGAAAACCTGCTCGGTACCCGCGGGCGCGGCTACGCGAACTTCCTGCGGATCCTCGACGAGGGACGCATCGCCATCGCGGCGCTGTCGGTCGGCGCCGCGCAGGGCTGCGTGGACGAAAGTGTGAAGTACGCCAAAGAGCGCTCCGCCTTCGGCAATCCGATCGCCAGCTACCAGGCCATCGAGTTCAAGATCGCCCGTATGGAGGCCCGAGCCCAGGCCGCCCGCGCCGCCTACTACGACGCAGCGGCCCTGATGCTGGCAGGCAAACCGTTCAAGAAGGAGGCCGCGATAGCCAAGCTGGTCTCCAGCGAGGCGGCGATGGACAACGCCCGCGACGCCACTCAAATCCACGGCGGCTACGGCTTCATGAACGAGTACCCGGTGGCTCGGCACTACCGTGACTCCAAGATCCTGGAGATAGGGGAAGGCACCACCGAGGTGCAGTACATGGTGATCGCCCGGACCATGGGGTTGTAA
- a CDS encoding acetyl-CoA carboxylase biotin carboxylase subunit, which yields MTFETVLVANRGEIAVRVIRTLRQLGIRSVAVYSEADAGARHVAEADTAVLIGPAPARQSYLNIPAVVDAARRTGAQAVHPGYGFLSENADFASALQKAGIVFIGPPASVIATMGDKITAKQTVSAFNVPVVPGIAEPGLTDAQLIAAADEIGYPVLVKPSAGGGGKGMRMVERTADLAAALAGARRESASAFGDDTLFLERFVLRPRHIEVQVLADNHGNVIHLGERECSLQRRHQKVIEEAPSPLLDPQTRDRIGQAACDTARSVAYSGAGTVEFIVSADRPDEFFFMEMNTRLQVEHPVTEMVTGWDLVEWQIRIAAGEKLAVAQSEISFDGHAVEARVYAEDPGNGFLPTGGRVLLAREPEGVGVRVDSGMSAGTSVGSDYDPMLAKVIAHGPDRDTALRGLDRALADTSLLGVVTNIDFLRFLLADEDVVAGRLDTGLLDRRVGDYVPTGAGDAELVAAAAYRWLLRWQDAGADLWSQPCGWRLGEPAAIVTRLQSGRRTDHVRISGVPQAATAAVGSGETHSLTAALDDGKLTVTLDGIRQSYRVAAEEHRIWLAGDRGVTFVDEVREAPVRPDDEHAGDAELVSPMPGAVVAVNVEHGATVAAGDVVVAVEAMKMEHSLSAPVDGTVEVLVAVGDQVKVGQPLARIIATESDAND from the coding sequence ATGACTTTCGAAACCGTCCTGGTGGCCAACCGCGGTGAGATCGCGGTTCGGGTGATCCGCACCCTGCGGCAACTGGGTATCCGATCTGTCGCGGTGTACAGCGAGGCCGATGCCGGCGCCCGCCACGTCGCCGAGGCCGATACCGCGGTGCTGATCGGGCCGGCGCCGGCGCGGCAGAGCTACCTGAACATCCCCGCGGTGGTCGATGCGGCCCGGCGCACCGGCGCGCAGGCGGTGCACCCGGGGTACGGATTCCTCTCCGAGAACGCCGACTTCGCCTCAGCGCTGCAGAAGGCCGGCATCGTGTTCATCGGCCCGCCGGCCTCGGTCATCGCGACCATGGGTGACAAGATCACCGCCAAACAGACCGTGTCGGCTTTCAACGTCCCTGTGGTACCGGGCATTGCGGAGCCCGGGCTGACCGACGCGCAGCTGATCGCCGCTGCCGACGAGATCGGCTACCCGGTACTGGTGAAGCCCTCTGCCGGCGGTGGCGGCAAGGGCATGCGGATGGTCGAGCGAACGGCGGATCTTGCCGCGGCACTGGCAGGGGCCCGGCGCGAATCGGCGTCGGCGTTCGGCGACGATACGTTGTTCCTCGAGCGATTCGTACTGCGGCCGCGACACATCGAAGTCCAGGTGCTCGCTGACAACCATGGCAACGTCATCCATCTCGGCGAGCGGGAATGCAGCCTGCAGCGCCGTCACCAGAAGGTGATCGAGGAAGCGCCGTCACCGCTGCTGGACCCGCAGACCCGGGACCGCATCGGACAAGCGGCCTGCGACACCGCCCGCAGCGTCGCCTACAGCGGTGCGGGCACCGTCGAGTTCATCGTCTCGGCCGACCGGCCCGACGAGTTCTTCTTCATGGAGATGAACACCCGTCTGCAGGTAGAGCATCCGGTCACCGAGATGGTCACCGGTTGGGATCTGGTGGAGTGGCAGATCCGGATCGCCGCGGGGGAGAAGCTGGCTGTAGCGCAGTCCGAGATCAGCTTCGACGGCCATGCCGTCGAAGCACGCGTGTACGCCGAAGACCCGGGTAACGGATTCCTGCCGACCGGTGGGCGGGTGCTGCTCGCACGGGAACCAGAAGGTGTTGGGGTGCGGGTGGATTCAGGCATGTCCGCGGGAACCTCGGTGGGCAGCGATTACGACCCGATGCTGGCCAAGGTCATCGCACACGGGCCGGACCGCGACACGGCATTGCGTGGGCTGGACCGGGCGTTGGCGGACACCTCGCTGCTGGGTGTCGTGACGAACATCGACTTCCTGCGCTTCCTGCTCGCCGACGAGGACGTGGTGGCCGGCAGGTTGGACACCGGGCTGCTGGACCGTCGGGTCGGCGACTACGTCCCCACCGGTGCCGGTGACGCAGAACTGGTGGCGGCTGCCGCTTACCGCTGGCTGCTGCGCTGGCAGGACGCCGGAGCCGACCTGTGGTCGCAGCCCTGCGGATGGCGCCTCGGCGAACCTGCCGCAATCGTGACCCGGCTGCAGTCCGGGCGCCGCACCGATCATGTCCGGATCAGCGGAGTGCCGCAGGCTGCCACCGCCGCAGTCGGAAGTGGCGAAACCCACAGTCTGACAGCCGCTCTCGATGATGGAAAGCTGACAGTGACCCTCGATGGAATCCGGCAGAGCTACCGGGTGGCCGCCGAAGAACACCGCATCTGGCTGGCGGGTGACCGGGGTGTCACCTTCGTCGACGAGGTGCGGGAAGCGCCGGTGCGACCCGACGATGAACACGCCGGTGACGCCGAACTCGTCAGCCCCATGCCCGGTGCGGTGGTTGCCGTCAACGTCGAGCACGGTGCCACCGTCGCCGCCGGCGACGTCGTGGTTGCCGTCGAGGCCATGAAGATGGAGCACTCCCTGTCCGCACCCGTCGACGGCACCGTCGAAGTGCTGGTCGCGGTGGGGGATCAGGTCAAGGTCGGCCAACCGCTGGCCAGAATCATCGCTACAGAAAGTGACGCGAATGACTGA
- a CDS encoding MFS transporter, with the protein MSSVDGPPKAARSRIATWAMWDTGSTGLGAIVVTFVFSVYLTGAVGEGTPGGASPVSWLGRAEAIAGLSVALLAPVTGVWVQASQLRREVLAILTGLAVAAAASMSLIRDEPGYLFAGLALLAVAAACGDLASVPYNALLRQLSTPENSGRISGLGWAAGYFGSVLLLVLVYFGFIAGDGPTRGFLGLSTEGGENIRMAMLLAAAWFAIFALPLLLTMHRWPKPVEPPRERIGLIGAYRKVWTDISAEWHRDRNLVFYLAASAVFRDGLAGVFAFGAVLGVSVYGLTEADVLIFGIAACIVAAVGAVVGGMVDDRVGSKPVIVTSLTAMIITGLTLLTLSGSVAFWVCGLLLCLFVGPTQSSARTQLLRMTVDGREGVAFGLYTMTGRAVSFLAPWMFFMFIDAFGTDRAGTAGLCVVLGAGLLAMLFVKVPRHTAHSAHSV; encoded by the coding sequence ATGAGCTCCGTGGACGGTCCACCCAAAGCGGCCCGTTCCAGGATCGCCACCTGGGCCATGTGGGATACCGGCTCGACCGGTCTCGGCGCCATCGTCGTCACATTCGTGTTCTCGGTGTACTTGACCGGCGCTGTCGGCGAAGGCACACCGGGCGGGGCGTCACCGGTGAGCTGGCTGGGCCGAGCCGAGGCCATCGCGGGCCTGTCTGTCGCGCTACTGGCACCCGTCACCGGAGTGTGGGTGCAGGCCTCTCAGTTGAGGCGCGAGGTGCTGGCGATACTGACCGGTCTTGCCGTTGCCGCCGCAGCGTCGATGAGCCTGATCCGCGACGAGCCCGGCTATCTGTTCGCGGGGTTGGCGTTGCTGGCGGTCGCGGCGGCGTGCGGCGACCTGGCCAGCGTGCCGTACAACGCGCTGCTGCGGCAGCTCTCCACGCCGGAGAACTCGGGTCGGATCTCGGGGTTGGGTTGGGCGGCAGGCTATTTCGGCAGTGTTCTGCTGTTGGTGCTGGTGTACTTCGGTTTCATCGCCGGTGACGGACCCACCCGCGGGTTTTTGGGCCTGTCCACCGAGGGCGGTGAGAACATCCGGATGGCGATGCTGCTGGCGGCGGCCTGGTTCGCGATCTTCGCACTGCCGCTGCTGCTGACCATGCACCGCTGGCCGAAGCCGGTGGAGCCGCCGCGTGAGCGCATCGGCCTGATCGGTGCGTACCGCAAGGTGTGGACCGACATCTCCGCCGAGTGGCACCGGGACCGCAACCTGGTGTTCTACCTGGCGGCCAGCGCGGTCTTCCGCGACGGCTTGGCCGGGGTGTTCGCCTTCGGTGCGGTGCTCGGTGTCTCGGTGTACGGACTCACCGAAGCCGATGTGCTGATCTTCGGTATCGCGGCGTGCATCGTTGCGGCGGTAGGTGCGGTGGTCGGCGGCATGGTCGACGACCGGGTGGGATCCAAGCCCGTCATCGTCACCTCGCTGACGGCCATGATCATCACCGGGCTGACCTTGCTCACCCTGTCGGGTTCCGTGGCGTTCTGGGTGTGCGGGCTGCTGCTGTGTCTGTTCGTCGGGCCCACCCAATCCTCGGCACGCACCCAATTGCTGCGGATGACCGTCGACGGCCGCGAGGGTGTGGCGTTCGGGCTCTACACGATGACGGGCCGGGCGGTGTCGTTCCTGGCGCCGTGGATGTTCTTCATGTTCATCGACGCGTTCGGCACCGATCGCGCGGGCACCGCCGGACTGTGTGTGGTGCTGGGCGCCGGGCTGCTGGCCATGCTGTTCGTGAAGGTGCCACGCCACACTGCGCACTCAGCCCACTCTGTCTGA
- a CDS encoding carboxyl transferase domain-containing protein produces MTSVLSNHRQLANREQHLELAAQLRDKLSIAALGGPEKSRERHVARGKLLPRDRVDGLLDPGSPLLEVAPLAADGMYDDECPGAGMIVGIGRVSGRECMIVANDATVKGGTYYPITVKKHLRAQEIAAQNRLPCLYLVDSGGAFLPRQDEVFPDRDHFGRIFYNQATMSAKGIPQIAAVLGSCTAGGAYVPAMSDEAVIVRNQGTIFLGGPPLVKAATGEVVTAEELGGGELHSRTSGVTDHLAHDDRDALRIVRDIIASLGPREPSPWEVRPTVDAIADQRELYDVVPTDPRVPYDVREVITRVVDGGVFSEFKAEYGQTLVTAFAHIHGHPVGIVANNGVLFGESALKGAHFIELCDKRTIPLVFLQNISGFMVGRDYEAGGIAKHGAKMVTAVACARVPKLTVVIGGSYGAGNYSMCGRAYSPRFLWMWPNARISVMGGEQAASVLATVRGDMTAEQEEEFKAPIRAQYESQGNPYYSTARLWDDGVIDPADTRTVLGLALSVTANAPVEPVSYGVFRM; encoded by the coding sequence ATGACCTCCGTGTTGTCCAACCACAGACAGCTGGCCAACCGCGAGCAGCACCTCGAACTGGCGGCCCAGTTGCGCGACAAGTTGTCGATCGCCGCGCTGGGTGGTCCGGAAAAATCCCGCGAGCGCCACGTAGCCCGCGGCAAGTTGCTGCCCCGCGACCGCGTGGACGGGCTGCTGGATCCGGGCAGTCCGCTGCTGGAGGTGGCTCCGCTGGCGGCGGACGGCATGTACGACGACGAATGCCCCGGTGCGGGAATGATTGTCGGTATCGGTCGGGTGTCGGGGCGCGAATGCATGATCGTCGCGAACGACGCCACCGTCAAAGGTGGTACCTACTACCCGATCACAGTGAAAAAGCATCTGCGGGCCCAGGAGATCGCCGCCCAGAATCGGCTGCCGTGCCTGTATCTGGTGGACTCCGGCGGGGCGTTCCTGCCGCGTCAAGATGAGGTGTTTCCCGACCGGGACCACTTCGGCCGGATCTTCTACAACCAGGCGACGATGAGCGCCAAGGGAATTCCACAGATCGCCGCAGTGCTCGGGTCCTGCACCGCGGGAGGGGCATACGTGCCCGCGATGAGCGACGAGGCCGTCATCGTGCGCAACCAGGGCACCATCTTCCTCGGTGGACCGCCTCTGGTGAAAGCCGCCACCGGTGAAGTGGTAACCGCGGAGGAACTCGGTGGAGGCGAACTACATTCGCGGACCTCCGGCGTCACCGACCATCTGGCTCACGACGACCGCGACGCGTTGCGCATCGTGCGCGACATCATCGCAAGCCTTGGGCCGCGGGAACCGTCACCGTGGGAAGTGCGCCCGACGGTGGACGCCATCGCCGATCAACGTGAGCTCTACGACGTGGTGCCCACCGATCCTCGGGTGCCCTACGACGTGCGTGAGGTCATCACCCGTGTTGTCGACGGCGGTGTGTTCAGTGAGTTCAAGGCCGAGTACGGACAGACGTTGGTCACCGCCTTCGCCCACATCCACGGACACCCGGTGGGCATCGTCGCCAACAACGGCGTACTGTTCGGCGAATCCGCCCTCAAGGGAGCACATTTCATAGAACTGTGCGACAAGCGCACAATCCCGCTGGTGTTCCTGCAGAACATCTCCGGGTTCATGGTCGGCCGCGATTACGAGGCTGGCGGCATCGCCAAGCACGGCGCCAAGATGGTGACCGCGGTGGCCTGTGCACGGGTGCCCAAGTTGACAGTGGTGATCGGCGGCTCCTATGGCGCCGGCAACTATTCGATGTGCGGACGCGCGTACTCGCCGCGGTTCCTGTGGATGTGGCCGAATGCTCGCATCTCGGTGATGGGCGGTGAACAGGCCGCATCGGTACTGGCGACGGTCAGAGGTGACATGACCGCGGAGCAGGAAGAGGAGTTCAAAGCGCCTATTCGTGCCCAGTACGAGTCGCAGGGCAATCCGTACTACTCGACGGCCCGGCTCTGGGATGACGGGGTGATCGACCCGGCTGACACCCGAACTGTTCTGGGACTGGCTCTTTCAGTGACCGCTAACGCACCGGTGGAACCGGTGTCCTACGGCGTCTTCCGGATGTGA
- the cmrA gene encoding mycolate reductase (Catalyzes the final step in mycolic acid biosynthesis.) produces the protein MPVPKPHPDARAVVTGASQNIGEALALELAARGHHLIITARRAEVLTALAERITAQYGVTVEVRAVDLADPAARGVLCDELAQRDISILCANAGTATFGAIADLDPAGEKQQVQLNVLGVHDLALAVVPGMVARGAGGILISGSAAGNSPIPNNATYAASKAFANTFSESLRGELKSAGVHVTLLAPGPVRETLPAETEQSLVEKLIPDFLWISTDYTAKLSLDGLEHNKMRVVPGVTSKAMSVASGYTPRAIVTPIVGAVYKKLGGG, from the coding sequence GTGCCAGTACCCAAGCCACATCCCGATGCGCGCGCCGTTGTCACCGGCGCCTCCCAGAACATCGGCGAAGCCCTGGCCCTCGAACTCGCCGCCCGCGGACATCACCTGATCATCACCGCCCGTCGCGCGGAGGTGCTGACCGCGCTAGCCGAGCGGATCACCGCGCAGTACGGCGTCACCGTCGAGGTGCGTGCCGTCGACCTCGCCGATCCCGCCGCGCGTGGCGTGCTGTGCGACGAGCTCGCACAGCGCGACATCTCGATCCTGTGCGCCAACGCCGGCACCGCGACGTTCGGAGCGATCGCCGACCTGGACCCGGCCGGCGAGAAACAGCAGGTTCAGCTCAACGTGCTCGGTGTTCACGACCTGGCCCTGGCAGTGGTGCCAGGGATGGTGGCCCGCGGCGCCGGCGGCATCCTGATCTCCGGTTCGGCTGCGGGTAATTCGCCGATTCCCAACAACGCCACCTATGCGGCCAGCAAGGCGTTTGCCAATACGTTCAGCGAGTCATTACGCGGTGAGCTCAAGAGCGCCGGCGTGCACGTGACGCTGCTGGCGCCGGGGCCGGTGCGCGAGACCCTGCCCGCCGAGACCGAACAGTCGCTGGTGGAGAAGCTGATCCCGGACTTTCTGTGGATCTCCACCGACTACACCGCCAAGCTGTCACTGGATGGCTTGGAGCACAACAAGATGCGAGTGGTGCCCGGTGTGACGTCCAAGGCCATGTCTGTGGCCAGCGGCTACACCCCGAGAGCAATCGTCACGCCGATCGTCGGCGCGGTCTACAAGAAGCTCGGCGGCGGGTAG
- a CDS encoding SACE_7040 family transcriptional regulator → MSTPNATRRSQAKSDRRSLLLKAAERQFAERGFLSVRLEDIGAAANVSGPAIYRHFPNKEAMLVELLVGISTRLHNGGRAVVNQVETPEAALTGLIDFHLDFALGEPDLIRIQDRDLSQLPAAALRQVRRSQRQYVEVWVHVLQQVHPGLAEADARLMAHAAFGLINSTPYSTKPVGANPTGSAPQSRAVLRAMTLAALRCAIDGS, encoded by the coding sequence ATGTCCACCCCGAACGCGACCAGGCGCAGCCAGGCCAAGTCCGACCGACGCTCGCTACTGTTGAAAGCCGCTGAACGGCAGTTCGCCGAGCGGGGATTTTTGAGCGTGCGACTCGAGGACATCGGCGCCGCCGCGAACGTCAGCGGACCGGCGATCTACCGGCACTTCCCCAACAAGGAGGCCATGCTGGTGGAACTGCTGGTGGGGATCAGCACCCGCCTGCACAACGGCGGGCGCGCTGTGGTGAACCAGGTCGAAACCCCTGAAGCCGCATTGACGGGGCTCATCGACTTCCATCTGGACTTCGCACTCGGCGAACCGGACCTGATCCGCATCCAGGACCGCGACCTGAGCCAATTGCCGGCCGCCGCCCTGCGTCAGGTGCGTCGCAGCCAGCGACAGTATGTGGAGGTGTGGGTGCACGTACTCCAGCAGGTTCACCCGGGTCTGGCCGAGGCAGACGCACGGTTGATGGCGCACGCAGCATTCGGGTTGATCAACTCGACCCCGTACAGCACGAAGCCGGTCGGGGCAAACCCGACCGGCTCCGCACCGCAGTCACGTGCGGTACTGCGTGCTATGACCCTGGCCGCGCTTCGTTGCGCGATCGACGGGTCGTGA
- a CDS encoding MmpS family transport accessory protein: MSDPRRPDGSDPYRGGWSQPTQPMGDQNAPYPDPAYAGPYSYPSYAPNNPTQQLPPYWTQTQQPMQQPPEPPEPRSPRWLWLAAGTAVLIVVGLVIALVINETNSKESTFVAPLPPVAQEPTTPTPTRAPPPIPRTTTATPTPTTSIPLLPPTTTVPGVSEPVVYTVDGVGRAISITYVDAGGVLQMEFNVVLPWTKEVSLSSPALNAASVTVLNVGREVTCTVSVDGEQVRKRTGTGLTICASAG; encoded by the coding sequence ATGAGCGATCCGCGCCGACCCGACGGGTCTGATCCATATCGCGGCGGCTGGTCCCAGCCGACGCAGCCGATGGGCGACCAAAACGCCCCCTACCCGGACCCGGCGTACGCCGGGCCGTACAGCTATCCCAGCTATGCGCCCAACAACCCCACCCAGCAGCTGCCGCCCTACTGGACGCAGACCCAGCAGCCGATGCAGCAGCCGCCGGAGCCGCCGGAACCCCGCTCACCGCGGTGGCTCTGGCTGGCTGCAGGCACTGCTGTCCTGATCGTGGTCGGCCTGGTGATCGCGCTGGTGATCAACGAAACCAATTCGAAGGAAAGCACCTTCGTGGCGCCGCTGCCGCCGGTGGCTCAGGAACCGACGACACCCACCCCGACGCGGGCACCGCCGCCGATCCCCCGGACCACGACTGCGACGCCCACCCCGACGACATCGATACCGTTGCTGCCACCCACCACGACAGTGCCCGGTGTCAGCGAGCCGGTGGTGTACACCGTCGACGGGGTAGGACGGGCGATCAGCATCACCTACGTCGATGCCGGCGGGGTGCTGCAGATGGAATTCAACGTGGTACTGCCGTGGACCAAAGAGGTGAGCCTGTCGTCGCCGGCGCTGAACGCCGCCAGTGTGACGGTGCTCAACGTGGGCCGCGAGGTGACGTGCACGGTATCGGTGGACGGTGAGCAGGTGCGCAAGCGGACGGGCACAGGCCTGACCATCTGCGCGTCAGCGGGGTGA
- the orn gene encoding oligoribonuclease: MREELVWIDCEMTGLDLGSDKLIEIAALVTDADLNVLGDGVDVVIHAEEAALTGMVDVVKQMHARSGLTEEVRRSTVDLATAEEIVLDYIRSHVKAANTAPLCGNSIATDRGFLARDMPALDNYLHYRMIDVSSIKELCRRWYPRIYFGQPEKGLAHRALADIHESIRELKYYRQTAFVAPPGPSTSEIAAVAVTLGPPGQTDSASDGSRG, from the coding sequence GTGCGGGAAGAATTGGTGTGGATCGACTGTGAGATGACCGGCCTGGATCTGGGCTCGGACAAGCTGATCGAGATCGCTGCGCTGGTGACCGACGCCGACCTCAATGTCCTGGGTGACGGCGTGGACGTGGTGATCCACGCCGAGGAGGCCGCGCTGACCGGAATGGTCGACGTGGTCAAGCAGATGCACGCCCGCTCCGGACTCACCGAAGAGGTCAGGCGCTCGACCGTCGATCTGGCAACCGCCGAGGAGATCGTCCTCGACTACATCCGCAGCCACGTCAAGGCCGCCAACACCGCGCCCCTGTGCGGCAATTCGATCGCCACCGACCGTGGCTTCCTGGCTCGCGACATGCCTGCGCTGGACAACTACCTGCACTACCGGATGATCGACGTCAGCTCCATCAAGGAGCTGTGCCGCCGCTGGTACCCGAGGATCTATTTCGGCCAGCCCGAGAAGGGGCTCGCCCACCGCGCACTCGCCGACATCCACGAGTCGATCCGTGAGCTCAAGTACTACCGCCAGACCGCGTTCGTGGCGCCGCCTGGGCCTTCTACCAGCGAGATCGCGGCCGTCGCGGTGACACTGGGCCCGCCGGGGCAAACCGATTCGGCTTCCGACGGGTCGAGAGGTTAA
- a CDS encoding alpha/beta hydrolase family protein has protein sequence MRAIYGASLSPDATAFAHIVDDGGYPRAVQRFLRGWRASSSRDVELPVDGPVTRVIHSADGHWLACEVAPDGASRTQIWVVTTDPDDRDARRIDGLGSDTDDATAELIGWDGTQVAAILTGQDGVGESCLIDPATGNRIVLDRRSAGRLVDSWAGASLVRVGPRGYRELLMLRGLTEISLLPYDPGSVTDMGVILDDHGPRRLRSGAEGDNMELYQPASTYGPNSTEGFVRALIRSDNGADHARLLEVTVTEDGVTYHVVAEKPGYELDEFVVSDDMSTVAILWNINGCSELQILQYADYTLSPPIPLPGLVASELSISAGGSMVAMTVESPWQPRTVELVDTRTLEWEAVDRVPMSGPLASAPTLDTIVARDGMKITAWRYAPPPGVDSIGALIYLHGGPEGQSRPGYSEVFPQLLNEGITVLTPNVRGSGGFGRSFMHADDRERRFAAIDDVADCVHHLVDNGFAERDCVAVGGWSYGGYLTLASLTFHPELFAAGVSICGMSDLSTFYRNTEAWIAAAAYPKYGHPISDRDLLDQLSPLLRVDALTAPLLLVHGGNDTNVPVGESDQMAQALRERGRTVRYLVFDDDGHEIAKRENRAALANAVCEWLHSAFTAAR, from the coding sequence GTGCGCGCGATCTACGGCGCATCGCTGTCGCCCGATGCGACGGCGTTCGCGCACATCGTCGACGACGGCGGCTACCCCCGCGCTGTGCAGCGCTTCCTGCGCGGCTGGCGCGCCAGCTCCTCGCGCGACGTGGAACTTCCCGTTGACGGTCCCGTCACCCGGGTCATCCATTCCGCCGACGGCCACTGGCTGGCGTGCGAGGTGGCTCCCGACGGTGCCTCCCGCACCCAGATCTGGGTGGTCACCACCGACCCTGACGACCGTGATGCGCGCCGGATCGACGGCCTGGGCTCGGACACCGATGACGCCACCGCCGAGCTGATCGGTTGGGACGGTACCCAGGTGGCCGCGATCCTGACCGGCCAAGACGGTGTCGGCGAGTCCTGTCTGATCGACCCGGCGACCGGCAACCGGATCGTGCTGGACCGACGTTCGGCAGGCCGGCTGGTCGATTCGTGGGCGGGCGCCTCGCTGGTGCGGGTCGGGCCGCGAGGGTACCGCGAGTTGCTGATGTTGCGCGGACTCACCGAGATCTCGCTTCTGCCATACGATCCCGGCTCCGTGACCGACATGGGTGTGATACTCGACGACCACGGTCCCCGTCGGCTGCGTTCGGGTGCTGAGGGCGACAACATGGAGCTCTACCAGCCGGCTTCCACGTATGGCCCCAACAGCACCGAGGGTTTTGTGCGTGCGCTGATTCGCTCGGACAACGGCGCCGACCACGCCCGGCTGCTGGAGGTCACGGTCACCGAGGACGGCGTGACGTATCACGTGGTGGCCGAGAAACCGGGCTACGAGCTCGACGAGTTCGTGGTCAGCGACGACATGTCCACGGTCGCGATCCTGTGGAACATCAACGGCTGCAGCGAGTTACAGATACTTCAGTACGCGGATTACACACTGTCGCCGCCCATCCCGCTGCCCGGCCTGGTGGCAAGTGAGTTGTCGATCAGCGCGGGTGGCTCCATGGTGGCCATGACCGTCGAGAGCCCGTGGCAGCCAAGGACGGTCGAACTGGTGGACACCAGGACGCTGGAGTGGGAAGCGGTGGACCGTGTGCCCATGTCGGGTCCGCTGGCGTCGGCGCCCACCCTGGACACCATCGTCGCGCGCGACGGAATGAAGATCACCGCGTGGCGGTACGCACCCCCGCCGGGGGTGGACAGCATCGGAGCGCTGATCTATCTGCACGGCGGACCCGAAGGCCAGTCGCGTCCCGGGTACAGCGAGGTGTTCCCGCAGTTGCTCAACGAAGGCATCACGGTGCTGACGCCCAATGTCCGTGGTTCCGGTGGTTTCGGGCGCTCGTTCATGCACGCCGACGACCGGGAGCGCCGCTTCGCGGCCATCGACGACGTCGCTGACTGCGTTCACCATCTGGTGGACAACGGCTTCGCCGAGCGGGACTGTGTCGCGGTGGGCGGGTGGTCCTACGGCGGCTATCTGACCCTGGCGTCGTTGACCTTCCATCCGGAGTTGTTTGCCGCGGGCGTCAGCATCTGCGGGATGAGCGACCTCAGCACCTTCTACCGGAACACCGAGGCGTGGATTGCCGCGGCGGCCTACCCCAAGTACGGGCACCCGATCAGTGACCGGGACCTGTTGGATCAGTTGTCGCCGTTGCTGAGAGTGGATGCGTTGACGGCCCCGCTGCTGCTGGTACACGGTGGCAACGACACCAATGTGCCGGTGGGGGAGTCTGATCAGATGGCGCAGGCGCTGCGCGAGCGGGGGCGCACCGTGCGCTACCTGGTGTTCGACGACGACGGGCATGAGATCGCCAAGCGGGAGAACCGCGCCGCCCTGGCCAATGCGGTGTGTGAATGGCTGCACAGCGCCTTCACAGCCGCTCGCTAG